From the genome of Arthrobacter sp. SLBN-122:
GCGGCTTGGGCACGGGGACAAGGTGGCCGTGGACGGCTTTGAGGTCACGGCCGTCCAACTGCGGGGGCACACTCCGGGCTCAATCGCGTTTGTCTACGAGGACCCGGACGGGCCTGCGCACATCTTCTCCGGTGACTCGCTGTTCCCGGGCGGGGTGGGCAACACACAGAAGGACCCCGGAAGGTTCAACCAGCTCCTGTCCGACGTCACGGAGCGGCTCCTCGGCGCCTACCCGGACACCGCCGTCGTGCATCCCGGCCATGGCAAGCCCACAACCCTGGGTGCCGAGCGGCCGCACCTGGAGGAGTGGCGCGCCCGCGGCTGGTAGGCGGTTAAACCCATCGAGTGCTCCGTAGTTGTCGTTATGACGCGTCTAAACGACAACTACGGAGCACTCGATGTTGGGGCCGTTGGGGGCCGTTGGGGATTAGCGGCTGCGGCGTTCGTTCGACGCCGGGGCGGACGCGCGGCGCGGGCCGCTGCGGGCGGGACGGCCGGAACCGCCGTTGCCGGAGGCGCCGCTGCCCGAGCCGTAAGAGCCGCCGGAGGTTCCGCCGGTGTTGGAGGACCAGACGGCCTTGCTGCCGCCGGCTGCTCCTGCACCCGCAGAGCGCTGGCCCGATGCTCCTGCTGCTGCGCGCTGGCCGGTTGCGGGGCGTCCACTTCGCTGGCCTCCGCCGGAGGCCGGGCGTCCGCCGGAGGCGGGGCGGCCGGTGCCGCCGCGGGGGGCGGCACTGCGGGTGATGCGGGAATCGCCGCGGCCCTCGGCTGCACGTCCGTCCGAACCGCGGCCGGCCGATGAGCGGCCACCTGCTGCGGGGACGTCGTTGCGGTGGGTGCCGGCAGCGGTGCCGCGGCCGCGGGCGTTGCGGCGGGCAGCGGCTGCTGCCACGGCGCGGTCCTCGTTCTGCTCTGCATTGCGGTCGAAGGCTGCGCGGGCTTCCGTGCGTCCTTCGAAGGCGACAGCCCGGCGTTCGGCGCGGGGAACATCGGTGCGGGCGGGCTCGGCCGAAACCTTGCCGCGTCCACCACGTCCGCCGCGGCCACCGGCCGACGGTGCAGCCTGGCGGCGTGCACGCTTGCGCTCGGCGTTGGCACCCGTCGAGGTGCCGCCACCCTGCCTGGGGGCCTTGGCGGCCATCAGTGCGGCGCGGGTGCGGGGGTCCACCTTGTCGGCGATTTCGCCCACCAGGTCAGCCACGATCGGGGAGTTGGCGGAGACACGCTCAAAGTTCACGTCAACGCCGGCAGCCTTCATGAGCTTCTTCACGTCGGCCTGCTGCTCGGGCAGCGTCAGGGTGACCACGGTGCCGTCCGAACCGGCACGCGCGGTGCGGCCGGAGCGGTGCAGGTATGCCTTGTGCTCGGTGGGCGGGTCCACGTGGATGACCAGTTCGACGTCGTCGACGTGCACACCGCGGGCGGCGACGTCGGTGGCCACCAGGACGCGGACGTCACCGTTGGAGAACTCGGCGAGGTTGCGGTCACGGGCGTTCTGCGACAGGTTGCCGTGCAGGTCCACGGCGGGGATCCCGGCGTCGGTCAGGGTCTTGGCCAGCTTGCGGGCGTGGTGCTTGGTCCGCATGAACAGGACGCGGCGGCCGGCGCCGGAGGCGAGCTCCACGATCAGCTGCTTCTTGACGGTCTGGTCATTGACCACCAGCACGTGGTGCTCCATGGTGGTCACCGCGGCCTGCGGATCGTCTACGGAGTGGGTGAGCGGGTTGGACAGGTAGCGCTGGACGATCTTGTCCACGCCGTTGTCCAGGGTGGCGGAGAAGAGCAGGCGCTGGCCCTGGCTGGGGGTCATGTCCATGAGCTTCTTGACCACGGGGAGGAAGCCGAGGTCGGCCATGTGGTCGGCCTCGTCCAGGACGGTGATCTCCACGGCCTCGAGGGTGAGGATGCGCTGGCGGATCAGGTCCTCCAGGCGGCCGGGGCACGCGATGACGATGTCGACGCCGGCCCGCAGCGCCTTCTCCTGGCGCGCCTGGGAGATGCCGCCGTAGATCACGGTGGTGTTCAGGCCGGCGGCCTTGGCCAGCGGCTCGATGGTGGCGTTGATCTGGGTTGCCAGTTCACGGGTGGGTGCCAGGACCAGGCCCATGGGGCGGCCGGGCTTGCGGAAGTACTTGGCTTCCCGCTCAGCGAGTCGTGCTACAAGCGGGATGGCGAAAGCAATGGTCTTACCGGATCCGGTCCGGCCGCGGCCCAGGACGTCGCGACCGGACAGCGTGTCCGGAAGGGTCTTGACCTGGATGGGGAACGGTTCAACGATTCCCTGGGCGGAGAGGGTGTCTGCAAGGGCCTTGGGAGTACCGAGGGCAGCAAAAGTAGTCATGTAGTTTTTTACGGTCTTTCTGGCGGTATCCGGGCGGATATCGGCCCCCGATGCCGGTTGGACCAGGGGTTTCGCCGAAGAAAAGTCAGGTGATCAAACCGGGCGCTGTAAATAGGACAGCCGGCCGGGACCAAATGGAACGCGTTCATCGACGCAGGATGTGCCTCTCACATGAAGAAAGCCCACTCCCTGGAAAGGATCTCCAATCAGGAGCAGGCGGCATCACTGCACATCAAGTTCCTCCAGTCTAGCATCCCGCGGCCCATCCCCCGTCCCGGGCGTTGCCTTCGAGTCCATGGCGGGGCAGTGTTGAGGCATGAGCGAACAGCCGGGGCAGCGCCAGGACAGGCACCAGAGTGAGGCACGCCAGCACCAAGCGGACGACGGCGGCGGGGCGCCGGAGGGGGCAGGTGGCGGCATCGATCCCGCTGCAGTCTGGGACGAGCGGTACAGCAGCAGGGCCCGGCTTTGGAGCGGGAAGCCGAACCCGCAGCTGGTCCGCGAGGCCGGCGGCCTGCGCCCGGGAAAGGCGCTGGAACTGGGATGCGGCGAAGGCGCGGACGCCATCTGGCTTGCCCAGCAAGGCTGGTCCGTGACCGCCGTCGACGTTTCCGCTGTTGCCCTGGAGCGGGCGCATTCGCACGAGCTGGCGGAACTGGCCCGGGAAAGCGTGGGCGTGTCCAACGGGGACATCGGCAGCCGGATCAGCTGGCAACTGGCGGACCTCACGCAGTGGCAGCCGGGTACTTCCTTTGACCTGGTGACCTCCCAGTTCCTGCACTCCCAGGAATTGGACTGGCGGGTCCCGCTGCGCACGGCCGCCGCAGCCGTCAAGCCCGGCGGAACCCTGCTGGTGGTGGGCCACCACCCGGACCGGCTGCCGCCCTGGGGCAACGACCACCACAGCCACCGGGAGATGTTCTACACCGGTGACGACCTGGTCCGTGAACTGGGGCTAGCCGGGCCCGGATGGCAGATCGAGGTCCTCACCAGCCGGGAGCGGCCGGCGACCGGGCCGGACGGACAGGAAGCGACCATTGCGGACGTCGTCCTGCGCGCCACCCGCCTGCCCCTAGTCCGGTAACGTCCTCCTGGCGGTGACCCGCGGCGCTACCACTGCCGCGGCTGCGCCGATGGCCGCTGTGAAGGCGAAGACGCCCGCGAAGGACTGGACCGCCGTCGTAAAGGCAGCGAAGACAATCCCGGTGGTAGCCAGCGACAACGCCCCGCCGAGGGAGTCCGAGATGGACATGGCGGAGCTGTTGAAGCCTTCGTTCTCCTTGGTGGACAGCGCCAGGGTCATCACGCTCAGGCGCGGGTAGAGCAGGCCCATGCCGCCCCCGGCCAGGACCCAGCCGGCGATGGCGACGGCGGCCGGCCAGTGCAGCGCGGTGGTGGCCAGGGCCAGGAGAACAGCTGCCAGAACCATGAGCGATCCCACCTGGACGGCGCGCAGGTCCGGCAGCCTGGCACCCAGCCGGCCCTGCACGGCGGCGGCACCGGCCCAGGCCAGCGCACCACCGGTGAGGGTCAGGCCGGCCAGGGTGGGCGGGAACGCGTACCGGTCGATCAGGAGGTACGGCAGGTAGACCTCCGCGCCGAAGAACGATGCCGACGCCAGCCCCCGCGCCAGGATCACGCTGGGCAGTCCGCGGCGGGCGGTGAGGGTCCCGGCGGGCACCAGCGGCCGGACCGCCACGAGGGCCAGGACGACGGCGGCGCACGCCAGGAGCGCCGCGGCGGCGGGAAAGGCGGGGATGCGGACGTCCGCGGAGAGGTTCAGGCCCAGCACGGCGAGCGCGGCCAGCGCCGCCCACGCCAGGCGGCCAAGGGCCCACGGCGGGACAGTTTCCTTCGGGCGGCCAGCCCTCTCCAGCCCGTCCGCGGCGCCCGGTGCATCGGTTCCCCGCAGTACCGGCGCGATCATCGCCAGCGCGGGAATGACCAGGCCCACCACGCCCAGGAACACCCAGTGCCAGCTGAAGACCTGGGCCACCACGCCGGCTGCGAATGGCCCCACCAGCGACGGGATCACCCAGGCGGCGGAGAACGCGGCGAAGATTTTGGGGTGCAGGGGCCCGGGGAAGAACCGCGCCACCAGCACGTACAGCGCCACGGTGAGGGCGCCGCCGCCGAGCCCCTGGACCAGCCGGCCGGCCACCAGCATGGGCATGGAAACCGAGGTGCCGGCGATCAGGAGTCCGGCCACGAACAGTGCCACGGAGGTGTACAGCGGCATGGCGGGGCCGCGGCGGTCAGACCAGTTCCCGGCCCCCACCATGCCGATCACACCGGTAGCCATTGGCCCCGCGAAGGCCAGGGCGTAAAGGCTTGCGCCGTTCAGCTCACGGCTGACCAGGGGCATGATGGTGGTCACGGCCAGGGATTCGAACGCGGCCAGGAACACCAGGGCGCAGGTGCCCAGGGTTACCCAGAAATACGGGGGCCGGAAGATCCCGGTAGCGGGGTGGGTGGCCGGAAGGGTGGAGTGCCGCACAGCGTTTCCTAGCCCACGTACCGGTTCCGGCCGGACCGGTAGCCGAAGACCGCCGCGAGAAGGCCCACCACCATGAACAGGACTCCGGCGGGAACGAAGGACCCGGTGGCCTGGTGCAGCTGGCCCACCATCAGCGTCCCTGTGGAGCCCACCCCGTAGCCAACGCCCTGCATCATGCCCGACAGGTGGGCGGCGGTGTGCCCGTCGCGGGTGCGGAGCATGATCAAGGTCAGCGCGCAGGCAGTGAGGCTGCCCTGCCCCAGCCCGAGCAGCCCGGCCCACACCCAGATCAGGTCCAGCGGGCCCAGGATGCTCAGCACGAATCCGCCGCCGGTCATCAGGGCGACCACCGTGTTGATGGCGCGCTGGTCCCGGAAACGCGCCGCCAGGGCCGGCGCGAACAGGGAACCCAACATCTGCAGCACGATGCATACGGCAACGATGAGGCCCGCCGTCGCCCCGTCCACACCCCGTTCGCGAAGGATGGGTGCCAGCCAGGCGAAACCGCTGAAGGACATCATGGCCTGCAGCACCATGAAGATGGTTACCTGCCAGGCAACGGAGGAGCGCCACACGTTAACCCCGTCCCGGACCGCCTGGTGCCGGACACTCCCCTGCCGGACAGCGACGGGAAGGAACAGGAGAAGGACGACGGCGGCAGGCAGCGCCCAGACCCACAGTGCCTTGGTCCACTCCCCCGTTGCCGTGTAGACCGGGAAGGTAAAGCCGGCACCGAGCGCGGCGGAGGCGCAGATGGCGGTGGTGTAGAGGCCGCCCATGAGTCCCAGCCGGTGTGGGAAGTCGCGCTTGACCAGGCCCGGCAGAAGCACGTTGCACAGCGCGATGGCGGCGCCGCAGGCTGCGGTGCCGACCAGGAGGGCAGGCAGATGGCTGCCGCCTGGGCCGGAACCGGTGTCCACCGGGCGGAGCAGCAGCCCCGCGGTCAGCAGCGCCATGGCGCCCAGCAGCACCCGCTCCGCACCGAACCGGCGCGCCAGGACCGGGGCGAGCGGCGCGAACACACCCAGCAGCGTGACGGGCACGGTGGTGAGCACCACTACGGACCAGCCGGGCAGCGCTGCCTGCGAGGTCACCTCCGGGAGGACGGCGGAAAGGCTGGAAAAGACGCTCCGCAGGTTCAGCCCGATCAGGACAAGGCACACGCCCAGGTAGGCAAGGGCGCGGCGGCTGCCTACCCGGGTTGGTTCCGCAGGCGGCAGTTCATCGATTTCGGCATCCACCAGGGTGCCGGGTTCCACCAGGCTGCTGCCGGTCCGGGACCGTCCCGGTCCGTCCCCGGAGGAAGGCCCCCGCCGCCGCTTCCCCGCTTCGGCATTCGTTGCGTCCGTCATGCGCCCATTCTTGCAGGAGTGGTCCGCCGGTCTGCAGGAGTGGTCCGCCGGTCTGCGGGAGAGCGCGGCCGGGAAGTTTTCCACATACGGCGCAAAGCACCTTCCGGCGCCCTCCTGCAGCTTCGTACGTTATAAGCAGCCGCGGCCCGGCAGAGGGCCGCACTAATCAACGGGAGCACCATGGAAACCACACCGCCACCGGAATCACGCCCCGCGCCGACGCAAACCACTTCCAAGAGCGCATCTCCGGCCGGGACCAGCCCACCTCCTGTCCTTCAGGGGCACCCTGGCCACCCCCCGGGCGTGCCCGGCAACAACCCACCTGGCAACAACATGCCCGGCAACGAAGGCCCCGGGAACAAAGGAACAAACAGCCTGGTCCTGGCGATCCTTGCCCCTGCAAGCATGATCCTCACCGCACCTGCTTCCATGTTCGCCATGTTGATGACGTACTCGGATGACGGCTCCTCGAGCAGGCGATGGGTGACTCCCCTGGTGCTGTTCAGCCTGCCTGTCCTGTTTGCGTCACTGGCGCTGAGGCTGGCACTACCTGCCCTCAAGGTGTCTCCGCGGAAATCAGCCAACTGGACTGCGGCGGCCGTTGCCCTCTGTATCTGCGGCCTGATCTTCGCCCTGGCGCTGGGTCCGGCGCTGGCCAACCTGGGGCTGTTCTGACCCCTCCGGTCCCCGGCCCGTACCGCGGCGCTATTCTGGAAGGGATGAGCGAATCCCCTGAAAACCCCCAGCAGCCGCATGTTCCCAGGCCTGTCACGCCCGGCACCCAGGCCTCCTTCGGCACCTACGGCGGCCGTCCTGTCAGCTTCGTGCGCCGCGGCACCAGGCTGCAGGGCCGGCGGCAGGCCGCCTGGGCCGAACACGCCGAACGGTGGGCCGTCAACGTGCCACGGCACGTGGCCAACACCTCGGTCCACCCCGACTACACCTTCGACGCCGCAGCGGAGTTCGGGCGTGAGGCCCCGCTCATCGTCGAGATCGGTTCGGGCCTTGGCGACGCCATCTGCCATGCGGCGGAACAGAATCCCGACACCAACTTCCTGGCCGTGGAGGTCTACACCCCGGGGCTGGCCAACACCATCATCAAGATCAACAGCCGCGGTCTGGACAATGTCCGCGTGGTGGAGGCCAATGCCCCGGAGGTACTGGCCACCATGCTGCCCGAAGGCTCGGTCAGCGAACTTTGGGTCTTCTTCCCCGATCCCTGGCACAAATCGCGGCACCACAAGCGCCGCCTCATCCAGCCCGAGTTTGCCGGGCTGGCAGCACGGGCGCTGAAGCCTGGCGGCCTGTTCCGGATCGCCACCGACTGGTCCAACTATGCGGTCCACGTCCGGGACGTCTTGGCGGGCTCACCTGACTTCGAAAACCTCCACACCGGCGAGCGCCGCGGGCCCGAAAGCCCGTTGACCCAAGTGTGGCAGTCCGGCGTTGAATCGGTGGTGGGCGGCGCCCCCGTCCGTGAGGGACGTGCACCGGTGAGCACGGAGCACACCGGCCCCAACGAAGGCGTGGATGAAACGGGCGGCTGGGCACCCCGCTTCGAGGGCAGGATCCGGACCAGCTTCGAGGCGAAGGCCCACGAGGCGGGCCGGCTCATCTTCGATCTCTGCTACCGCCGCCGCTGACGGCATCTCTGACGGCGCCGCTGAACCGTGCCTCTGACGCGCGCCGCTGACTGGCGCCGCGCGGCGGTCAGGCCACGCTGATCGAGGCAACAATCTCCTTCAGCATCTCCAGCCGGGGTTCCGCCTGCGGGTTCAGGTAGGGCCAGATGACCACCACACCAATGAACCGCCCGCTTTCCCACACACCCACTGTGGCTGCCACCTTGGCCGGGCCGCCGTCGTCGCCATATCCCACAACCACTGCATACGCGGCCTTGCCGGGCAGGTTCAGCTCACCCTCCGCCAGGAGGGTGCCGCCGCGTTCCTCGAGGTAGAAGCCTGACATCAGGTGGGCCCAGCCGTTGGCCTGCGGCGCATCCTGCACCGAAGTGTCGTCCTTGATCACGGTCACCAGGACCCCGCCCAGCAGGCCGTACTGCTCGCTGTTGGGCCCGGCCGTGGAGTCGTCCAGGACCTGGGTGTGCTCGGGGAAGTCTGCGGTGAAGCCCAGCGGGGATTCGATGTGCACTGACATTGGTTTCAGAGCCTCTCGAGCTTGGTGTCGTTGGGGACTTTATAGTACGTGGACACGTTGCTGGTGGACTGGTTCTCGGTCTTGACCTCCACCTCGCCCACCTTGACGTCGAACCCCGCCTCGTTCGTTGCGGTCACCACGGAATTCACCTGCACGGTGGCCGAGCCGGCCTCGTACAGCCGGGCTGCGTCGCGGGCGGCGCCGGCCTCATTGCCCAGGGCGATGTTGCGCAAATAGCTGTCGATGACGGGCCGGTTTTCCGGTGAGTAGTCCACAGCAATCTTCACCGTGCCCTGGGTTCCGGCCGTCACCGTGGAATCGAACTTCGCGGCCTCGGACTTCACCCCCGAGGTCACGCCCTGGGCCACGGTGCCGTCCATGGACACGGAGACGGAATCGATGTTGTTGCCCTTGTCCAGGTTGACCTGCAGCCCGCCCTTGCCGGAGGCTTCGAACACGCGGCCGTCCAGGTTGAGCTTGCCCTGCGCGGAGACCTCCCCACTGGCAGTGGAGGTCCCGTCCGTCAGGTTCCGCTCGTAGGCAAGGTCAAGCTTGGCCCCGCCGGATGCTGTCCCGGACTCGGCCGAGGCATCAAGCGAGAACGTTCCCTTGGCTTTGTCCGTCTGCCCGGTGGAACCGTTGTCCTCCGCGGCATCGTTGATGGTGTCCAGGATGTATCCGGGCGGGTTGCCGGCCACGTCCTTGATCTCGCCGATGCTGTCCGGCGGAAGGTCTCGGTACATCTGTTTTCGGGCTGCCATGGCTTCCTCCACGCTGGCGAAGGTGTACTCACGGGAGACCTCCCCCGTCAGCGTCGCTCCTGCCGTTCCAGTGGTGTCATTGACGCCCAGGCCCATGTTTCCGTACACCTTCATGGTGGCGGAGCCGTCAGCGTTCTCCACCACTTCGGTCCCCACCTCGGCGCCGCCATGAACCCAGGCGACCCGGGCCTCGATGGAGGCCTTGCCCGTCTCCGAGTAAACCGGGATGTCCGCCTTGGCCAGTTCCTGCAGGTGCTGCTTGGCCAGCTGCTGTGCGGCCGCGGGAATGCCGCCATCCATGCGCATCAGGTCTTCGGCGAACGGACCGTCGCTTCCTTCGCCTTCAATCAGGTACTTCCGGTCGGCATCGGAGAGGCCGGCCCACCATTTTGCCTGCTCGTCCGGGCCGGCATCAACCATCCGGTCCAGCCCAGACTCCAGCTCCCGGCGGTGTTCAGCGGCTGCCCTGGCTGCCTCGGCCTTTTCCTTGAGCCACTCCCTGGCCTGGGCGGCCAGCGAGGCCAGCCGGTCCCAGGTGCTGCTGCCGGAACCGCCGGCGCCGGCGGTGGACGCTTTTTCCTGCTCGTCAGCATGCTTCAGCAGGATTCTTGAGTTCTCCCGCAGGCTCGCCACCACTTTGTCCAGGCTGGGCCGGTGGCTGC
Proteins encoded in this window:
- a CDS encoding MFS transporter, translating into MRHSTLPATHPATGIFRPPYFWVTLGTCALVFLAAFESLAVTTIMPLVSRELNGASLYALAFAGPMATGVIGMVGAGNWSDRRGPAMPLYTSVALFVAGLLIAGTSVSMPMLVAGRLVQGLGGGALTVALYVLVARFFPGPLHPKIFAAFSAAWVIPSLVGPFAAGVVAQVFSWHWVFLGVVGLVIPALAMIAPVLRGTDAPGAADGLERAGRPKETVPPWALGRLAWAALAALAVLGLNLSADVRIPAFPAAAALLACAAVVLALVAVRPLVPAGTLTARRGLPSVILARGLASASFFGAEVYLPYLLIDRYAFPPTLAGLTLTGGALAWAGAAAVQGRLGARLPDLRAVQVGSLMVLAAVLLALATTALHWPAAVAIAGWVLAGGGMGLLYPRLSVMTLALSTKENEGFNSSAMSISDSLGGALSLATTGIVFAAFTTAVQSFAGVFAFTAAIGAAAAVVAPRVTARRTLPD
- a CDS encoding DEAD/DEAH box helicase, coding for MTTFAALGTPKALADTLSAQGIVEPFPIQVKTLPDTLSGRDVLGRGRTGSGKTIAFAIPLVARLAEREAKYFRKPGRPMGLVLAPTRELATQINATIEPLAKAAGLNTTVIYGGISQARQEKALRAGVDIVIACPGRLEDLIRQRILTLEAVEITVLDEADHMADLGFLPVVKKLMDMTPSQGQRLLFSATLDNGVDKIVQRYLSNPLTHSVDDPQAAVTTMEHHVLVVNDQTVKKQLIVELASGAGRRVLFMRTKHHARKLAKTLTDAGIPAVDLHGNLSQNARDRNLAEFSNGDVRVLVATDVAARGVHVDDVELVIHVDPPTEHKAYLHRSGRTARAGSDGTVVTLTLPEQQADVKKLMKAAGVDVNFERVSANSPIVADLVGEIADKVDPRTRAALMAAKAPRQGGGTSTGANAERKRARRQAAPSAGGRGGRGGRGKVSAEPARTDVPRAERRAVAFEGRTEARAAFDRNAEQNEDRAVAAAAARRNARGRGTAAGTHRNDVPAAGGRSSAGRGSDGRAAEGRGDSRITRSAAPRGGTGRPASGGRPASGGGQRSGRPATGQRAAAGASGQRSAGAGAAGGSKAVWSSNTGGTSGGSYGSGSGASGNGGSGRPARSGPRRASAPASNERRSR
- the trmB gene encoding tRNA (guanosine(46)-N7)-methyltransferase TrmB; protein product: MSESPENPQQPHVPRPVTPGTQASFGTYGGRPVSFVRRGTRLQGRRQAAWAEHAERWAVNVPRHVANTSVHPDYTFDAAAEFGREAPLIVEIGSGLGDAICHAAEQNPDTNFLAVEVYTPGLANTIIKINSRGLDNVRVVEANAPEVLATMLPEGSVSELWVFFPDPWHKSRHHKRRLIQPEFAGLAARALKPGGLFRIATDWSNYAVHVRDVLAGSPDFENLHTGERRGPESPLTQVWQSGVESVVGGAPVREGRAPVSTEHTGPNEGVDETGGWAPRFEGRIRTSFEAKAHEAGRLIFDLCYRRR
- a CDS encoding MBL fold metallo-hydrolase gives rise to the protein MDSLRYDLPALTIRSISVSAMDNNVYLLTAKESGAQLLIDAADDLPAIRQLLADGAADTSASLRLALIATTHQHWDHVRALKELVEATGVPTAAGADDADALPVPVDRRLGHGDKVAVDGFEVTAVQLRGHTPGSIAFVYEDPDGPAHIFSGDSLFPGGVGNTQKDPGRFNQLLSDVTERLLGAYPDTAVVHPGHGKPTTLGAERPHLEEWRARGW
- a CDS encoding SAM-dependent methyltransferase, coding for MSEQPGQRQDRHQSEARQHQADDGGGAPEGAGGGIDPAAVWDERYSSRARLWSGKPNPQLVREAGGLRPGKALELGCGEGADAIWLAQQGWSVTAVDVSAVALERAHSHELAELARESVGVSNGDIGSRISWQLADLTQWQPGTSFDLVTSQFLHSQELDWRVPLRTAAAAVKPGGTLLVVGHHPDRLPPWGNDHHSHREMFYTGDDLVRELGLAGPGWQIEVLTSRERPATGPDGQEATIADVVLRATRLPLVR
- a CDS encoding MFS transporter: MTDATNAEAGKRRRGPSSGDGPGRSRTGSSLVEPGTLVDAEIDELPPAEPTRVGSRRALAYLGVCLVLIGLNLRSVFSSLSAVLPEVTSQAALPGWSVVVLTTVPVTLLGVFAPLAPVLARRFGAERVLLGAMALLTAGLLLRPVDTGSGPGGSHLPALLVGTAACGAAIALCNVLLPGLVKRDFPHRLGLMGGLYTTAICASAALGAGFTFPVYTATGEWTKALWVWALPAAVVLLLFLPVAVRQGSVRHQAVRDGVNVWRSSVAWQVTIFMVLQAMMSFSGFAWLAPILRERGVDGATAGLIVAVCIVLQMLGSLFAPALAARFRDQRAINTVVALMTGGGFVLSILGPLDLIWVWAGLLGLGQGSLTACALTLIMLRTRDGHTAAHLSGMMQGVGYGVGSTGTLMVGQLHQATGSFVPAGVLFMVVGLLAAVFGYRSGRNRYVG